In Haloarchaeobius litoreus, the following are encoded in one genomic region:
- a CDS encoding DUF5793 family protein, which yields MRRDYFTLQVSNVDWVDEDGSPEKPTVTISFEGPVATLRERLTGPDDEPLDAAETDVAFRLQTAVDDDDAQGVVSVTNRVTGDFVLELNESAENVLKFIRAARRYGEHAGDEGEYGVHILLDGDEFVSYDKSTFLVYNADGNLLRNQSLIPSGVEL from the coding sequence ATGAGGCGTGACTACTTCACTTTGCAGGTCAGCAACGTCGACTGGGTCGACGAGGACGGCAGCCCCGAGAAGCCCACGGTGACTATCTCGTTCGAGGGGCCGGTCGCGACACTGAGAGAGCGCCTCACCGGACCGGACGACGAGCCGCTCGACGCCGCCGAGACGGACGTGGCGTTCCGGCTCCAGACCGCGGTCGACGACGACGACGCCCAGGGGGTCGTCAGCGTCACGAACCGGGTCACCGGTGACTTCGTGCTCGAACTGAACGAATCGGCAGAGAACGTCCTGAAGTTCATCCGGGCGGCGAGACGCTACGGCGAGCACGCGGGCGACGAGGGCGAGTACGGCGTCCACATCCTGCTCGACGGGGACGAGTTCGTCAGCTACGACAAGAGCACCTTCCTGGTCTACAACGCCGACGGGAACCTCCTCCGGAACCAGAGTCTCATCCCGAGCGGCGTCGAGCTCTAG
- a CDS encoding RAD55 family ATPase, producing MYDVSDHLPVDELRPGTTLLLTGPQGVGKYELLCELLATGVERGQHGVVVSTSRGADDIRAAVADRTTTDEPGLSVVDCVSERRGEPTPHDPDTEYVASPSDFSSMGMAASEFLGRADEQATATRLGLHSLSNLLLEADVKTVFRFTHILTGRLSGVDGLGIATLDDSHDQQTMNTLRQLFDGAVETRQGVDSRECRVVGVVDSPSEWAEF from the coding sequence GTGTACGACGTGAGCGACCACCTGCCGGTCGACGAGCTCCGGCCCGGGACCACCCTCCTGCTGACCGGCCCGCAGGGCGTCGGGAAGTACGAACTGCTCTGTGAACTGCTCGCGACAGGTGTCGAGCGGGGACAACACGGCGTCGTCGTCTCGACGAGTCGTGGGGCCGACGACATCAGAGCGGCGGTCGCCGACCGGACAACGACCGACGAGCCCGGACTCTCGGTCGTGGACTGCGTCTCGGAACGCCGGGGCGAGCCGACGCCTCACGACCCGGACACCGAGTACGTCGCGTCACCGTCGGACTTCAGCAGCATGGGGATGGCCGCCTCGGAGTTCCTCGGGCGCGCCGACGAGCAGGCGACCGCGACCCGGCTCGGGTTGCACTCGCTCTCGAACCTGCTGCTGGAGGCGGACGTCAAGACCGTCTTCCGGTTCACGCACATCCTCACCGGCCGTCTCAGCGGCGTCGACGGACTCGGAATCGCGACGCTCGACGACAGCCACGACCAGCAGACGATGAACACGCTCAGACAGCTGTTCGACGGTGCCGTCGAGACCAGACAGGGTGTCGACTCGCGGGAGTGTCGCGTCGTCGGCGTCGTCGACAGCCCGAGCGAGTGGGCCGAGTTCTAG
- a CDS encoding phosphomannomutase gives MTLFGTAGIRGPVAERVTPELAMAVGRAAGHDGDLFVVGRDGRDTGPALAAAMEAGLESAGASVVRVGQLPTPALAFASQGRRGVMLTASHNPPEDNGIKLFDDGVEYARDAEERIEARVDGENDTVPWDEWGDGHTAAVLDDYCDAVVAYARGTGDGDAPEEPLAGQRIAVDCGNGMGSLATPQVLRALGAEVVAVNANVDGRFPGRPSKPTPETLTEFLTLLADGSFDIGIAHDGDADRIVVATGDGEVVHEDTVLAMLAGHYTELSDAGDPVVVTTPNASARIDERVEAAGGRVERVRLGALHEGIAREREAGGADTTVVFAAEPWKHIHTAFGGWIDGVTSAAVVSTLVADAGGLAALREPIAERPYRKVSVDCPDVAKAGAMERLGTSLPEAFPEGDVDTDYGVRIDLPDGSWVLVRPSGTEPYVRLYAESDDVDALVDEATDVVERAVAAES, from the coding sequence ATGACACTGTTCGGGACGGCGGGGATACGAGGACCGGTCGCGGAGCGCGTCACACCGGAGCTGGCGATGGCGGTCGGGCGGGCCGCCGGCCACGACGGCGACCTGTTCGTCGTCGGCCGCGATGGACGAGACACCGGCCCTGCGCTGGCGGCCGCGATGGAGGCCGGACTGGAGAGTGCGGGCGCGAGCGTGGTCCGGGTCGGGCAGCTGCCGACGCCGGCGCTCGCGTTCGCCTCGCAGGGGCGGCGTGGTGTGATGCTGACCGCCAGCCACAACCCGCCCGAGGACAACGGTATCAAGCTGTTCGACGACGGGGTCGAGTACGCTCGCGACGCCGAGGAGCGAATCGAGGCTCGCGTCGACGGCGAGAACGACACCGTCCCGTGGGACGAGTGGGGCGACGGCCACACCGCCGCGGTCCTCGACGACTACTGCGACGCGGTGGTGGCGTACGCCCGAGGGACAGGTGACGGGGACGCACCGGAGGAGCCCCTCGCCGGCCAGCGCATCGCGGTCGACTGCGGCAACGGGATGGGCAGCCTCGCGACGCCCCAGGTCCTCCGGGCACTGGGTGCCGAGGTCGTCGCGGTCAACGCCAACGTCGATGGCCGGTTCCCGGGTCGACCGTCGAAGCCGACGCCGGAGACGCTGACGGAGTTCCTGACGCTGCTCGCCGACGGCTCGTTCGACATCGGTATCGCCCACGACGGCGACGCGGACCGCATCGTCGTCGCGACCGGGGATGGCGAGGTCGTCCACGAGGACACGGTGCTCGCGATGCTCGCCGGCCACTACACCGAGCTGAGCGACGCTGGCGACCCGGTCGTCGTGACGACGCCGAACGCCTCCGCCCGCATCGACGAACGTGTCGAGGCAGCCGGAGGGCGCGTCGAGCGGGTTCGCCTCGGCGCACTACACGAAGGCATCGCACGCGAGCGCGAGGCGGGCGGCGCGGACACGACGGTCGTGTTCGCCGCCGAGCCGTGGAAGCACATCCACACCGCGTTCGGCGGCTGGATCGACGGGGTGACGAGCGCGGCCGTCGTGTCGACGCTCGTCGCCGACGCGGGCGGACTGGCCGCGCTACGGGAGCCCATCGCCGAGCGACCGTATCGGAAGGTGAGCGTGGACTGTCCGGACGTCGCGAAGGCGGGCGCCATGGAACGCCTCGGCACCAGCCTGCCCGAGGCGTTCCCCGAGGGCGACGTGGACACCGACTACGGCGTCCGCATCGACCTCCCGGACGGCTCCTGGGTGCTGGTCCGGCCGAGCGGCACGGAGCCCTACGTCCGGCTGTACGCCGAGAGCGACGACGTGGACGCACTGGTCGACGAGGCCACCGATGTCGTGGAGAGGGCGGTCGCCGCCGAGAGCTGA
- a CDS encoding BMP family lipoprotein translates to MRSNSGRRRFIKGAGLTGTIALAGCISSTDNNGGGDETDTATPTEESGSTETESGDGTATETEDDSNAGADVNVGMVYATGGLGDKSFNDMARQGALQAEEELGISFDQAQPEQNSDFSPAQRQFAESGDYDLISCIGFAQTDALTQNADRYSDQHFQIVDSVVDTGNVASYVFMEHEGSFQVGHLAGLLTSQSFEAGQGSTTGDSTNVGFVGGLDVPLIRKFQAGYEAGVEYANEDVDVQTSYVGSFNDAATAREAALSMYDSGADIVYHAAGASGLGVFQAAQERGKFAIGVDADQSRSEPDFADWILASMVKRVDTAVYTAIESEVDGEFGGGSVTTLGLESDGVACVYGEALGDAIPQDVKDQIAASRQAIIDDEISVPTEP, encoded by the coding sequence ATGCGCTCGAACAGTGGTCGGCGGCGGTTCATCAAGGGTGCCGGACTGACCGGTACCATCGCGCTCGCAGGGTGTATCAGCAGTACAGACAACAACGGAGGGGGCGACGAGACGGACACGGCGACGCCCACCGAAGAGAGCGGCTCGACGGAGACCGAGTCGGGCGACGGCACCGCGACCGAGACCGAGGACGACAGTAACGCAGGTGCCGACGTGAACGTCGGGATGGTGTACGCGACGGGTGGCCTCGGCGACAAGTCGTTCAACGACATGGCGCGGCAGGGGGCCCTTCAGGCGGAGGAGGAACTCGGCATCTCCTTCGACCAGGCCCAGCCCGAGCAGAACTCCGACTTCTCACCGGCACAGCGTCAGTTCGCCGAGTCAGGTGACTACGACCTCATCTCCTGTATCGGCTTCGCGCAGACGGACGCGCTCACGCAGAACGCGGACCGCTACTCGGACCAGCACTTCCAGATCGTCGACTCGGTCGTCGACACCGGCAACGTCGCGAGCTACGTGTTCATGGAGCACGAGGGCTCGTTCCAGGTCGGCCACCTCGCTGGACTCCTGACGTCCCAGTCGTTCGAGGCCGGGCAGGGTTCGACCACCGGCGACTCGACGAACGTCGGCTTCGTCGGCGGCCTCGACGTGCCGCTCATCCGGAAGTTCCAGGCCGGCTACGAGGCCGGTGTCGAGTACGCGAACGAAGACGTCGACGTCCAGACGTCCTACGTGGGCTCGTTCAACGACGCCGCGACGGCGCGCGAGGCCGCACTCTCGATGTACGACTCCGGTGCGGACATCGTCTACCACGCCGCCGGTGCGTCCGGTCTCGGTGTGTTCCAGGCCGCACAGGAACGGGGCAAGTTCGCCATCGGCGTCGACGCCGACCAGTCCCGCAGCGAACCCGACTTCGCCGACTGGATCCTCGCGAGCATGGTCAAGCGCGTCGACACCGCGGTGTACACCGCCATCGAGTCCGAGGTCGACGGCGAGTTCGGCGGCGGCAGCGTGACGACGCTCGGTCTGGAGTCCGACGGCGTGGCCTGCGTCTACGGCGAGGCGCTCGGCGACGCCATCCCGCAGGACGTCAAGGACCAGATCGCGGCCTCCCGGCAGGCCATCATCGACGACGAGATCAGCGTCCCGACCGAGCCCTGA
- a CDS encoding ABC transporter ATP-binding protein — MSNTAVRLAGITKRFPGVVANDQVDLIVEKGSVHALLGENGAGKTTLMNVLYGLLQPEEGDVYVDGERRDFQSPRDAIDAGIGMIHQHFMLVDPMEIWANIVLGQEPRKYFGLAVDERQAIQEVRDLSDRYGFEVDPTETIEDVSVGVQQRVEILKALYRGADVLILDEPTAVLTPQEVEELYEVLDELTAQGKTVIFITHKLGEALHSADDITVLRDGESIATVPADETNQNELAEMMVGREVLLEVDVPEHEPGETTLAVDGVTVSDTDDIDRVKDVSFEVRAGEVFGIAGVDGNGQSELVEAVTGLESPTSGRIVVEGVDVTRRSRRERIEDGMAYIPEDRHERGLVMDFDLVENGLLGSQHSEPYSKNGRIDWETVRGHAEEIIETYDVRPPNADADAHSLSGGNQQKFIVGREFERDPSVVVATHPTRGVDIGSTEFIHEELLDLRQRDRAVLLVSSKLDEVRQLSDRLGVMYEGELVDVVDPDETTEEEIGLLMAGERPDGVATVRPTGGKP; from the coding sequence ATGAGTAACACAGCAGTCAGACTGGCAGGTATCACGAAGCGGTTCCCCGGTGTCGTCGCGAACGACCAGGTCGACCTGATCGTCGAGAAGGGGTCGGTGCACGCACTGCTGGGGGAGAACGGGGCGGGGAAGACCACGCTGATGAACGTGCTCTACGGCCTGCTCCAGCCCGAGGAGGGCGACGTGTACGTCGACGGCGAGCGACGCGACTTCCAGTCGCCACGTGACGCCATCGACGCGGGTATCGGCATGATCCACCAGCACTTCATGCTGGTCGACCCCATGGAGATCTGGGCGAACATCGTCCTCGGCCAGGAGCCCCGGAAGTACTTCGGGCTCGCCGTCGACGAACGGCAGGCAATCCAGGAGGTGCGGGACCTGAGCGACCGGTACGGCTTCGAGGTGGATCCGACGGAGACGATAGAGGACGTGAGCGTCGGTGTCCAGCAGCGCGTCGAGATCCTGAAGGCGCTCTACCGCGGTGCGGACGTGCTCATCCTCGACGAGCCGACGGCGGTGCTCACACCGCAGGAGGTCGAGGAACTGTACGAGGTGCTCGACGAGTTGACCGCGCAGGGCAAGACGGTCATCTTCATCACCCACAAGCTCGGCGAGGCGCTGCACTCGGCTGACGACATCACCGTCCTCCGGGACGGCGAGAGCATCGCCACCGTTCCGGCCGACGAGACCAACCAGAACGAGCTCGCGGAGATGATGGTCGGCCGGGAGGTGCTGCTCGAGGTCGACGTGCCCGAGCACGAGCCCGGCGAGACCACCCTCGCCGTGGACGGCGTCACCGTCAGCGACACCGACGACATCGACCGGGTGAAGGACGTCTCGTTCGAGGTCCGCGCCGGCGAGGTGTTCGGTATCGCCGGCGTCGACGGCAACGGCCAGTCCGAGCTGGTCGAGGCAGTCACCGGCCTCGAATCGCCCACCTCGGGCCGCATCGTCGTCGAGGGTGTGGACGTCACCCGACGCTCCCGACGGGAACGCATCGAGGACGGCATGGCGTACATCCCTGAGGACCGCCACGAGCGCGGGCTCGTGATGGACTTCGACCTCGTCGAGAACGGCCTGCTCGGGAGTCAGCACTCCGAGCCGTACTCGAAGAACGGCCGCATCGACTGGGAGACCGTCAGGGGACACGCCGAGGAGATCATCGAGACGTACGACGTGCGCCCGCCGAACGCCGACGCCGACGCGCACTCGCTGTCCGGTGGGAACCAGCAGAAGTTCATCGTCGGTCGCGAGTTCGAACGCGACCCCTCCGTCGTCGTCGCCACCCACCCGACGCGTGGCGTCGACATCGGCTCGACGGAGTTCATCCACGAGGAGCTGCTCGACCTCCGCCAGCGCGACCGCGCGGTGTTGCTCGTCTCCTCGAAGCTCGACGAGGTGCGACAGCTCTCGGACCGCCTCGGCGTGATGTACGAGGGCGAACTCGTCGACGTCGTCGACCCCGACGAGACGACCGAGGAGGAGATCGGCCTGCTGATGGCCGGTGAACGACCCGACGGTGTCGCCACGGTGCGTCCGACCGGAGGCAAGCCATGA
- a CDS encoding ABC transporter permease, whose translation MSRLRDVLERLVGASGAERAVISIAALVLSILVGAVIVFVSGLGAACDAGANYHLAIPLPGSFEILLFDGRLSLFGYKSCYDPINVYAKLFVGAIGGLPWESGWQPTNLSMEVLLRRMTLLLFAGLSVAVSFRAGLFNIGTQGQMVWGALVSAVTVLFVADFAPAGLAGTVILLPLALFSGAVAGGIWGAIPGALKAYADANEVITTIMLNFVASFGATLMIKLFFQDPEYSNIGTRRIPVNSLVPSLPMGFQGTRSSILALIFALLFAFIVYFVLWGTSFGFDVRTSGLQPEAATYAGVNAERTIVRSMTISGALGGIAGALWVLLSTGRMLSGGDVAGGSLGFDGITVSVLAGNNPIGVIFGSALFGVLKSGRNAVNFQTDVPPELVEVLPGLIILFVAMPEFFRMIGKRIGLDSGQGSNVRTDGGEDDE comes from the coding sequence ATGAGCCGGCTTCGGGACGTACTCGAACGGCTCGTCGGCGCGTCGGGTGCCGAGCGTGCTGTCATCAGCATCGCCGCGCTCGTACTCTCCATCCTCGTCGGTGCGGTCATCGTGTTCGTCTCCGGTCTCGGGGCAGCCTGCGATGCCGGGGCGAACTACCACCTCGCCATCCCGCTACCGGGGAGCTTCGAGATATTGCTGTTCGACGGCAGACTCTCGCTGTTCGGCTACAAGTCGTGCTACGACCCCATCAACGTCTACGCGAAGCTGTTCGTCGGGGCCATCGGCGGCCTCCCGTGGGAGAGCGGCTGGCAGCCGACGAACCTCTCGATGGAGGTGTTACTCCGGCGGATGACATTGCTGTTGTTCGCAGGGCTCTCAGTCGCCGTTTCGTTCCGTGCGGGACTATTCAACATCGGCACGCAGGGACAGATGGTGTGGGGAGCGCTCGTCTCGGCTGTCACCGTCCTCTTCGTCGCCGACTTCGCACCCGCCGGGCTGGCAGGGACGGTCATCCTGCTCCCACTCGCATTGTTCTCCGGCGCGGTCGCCGGCGGCATCTGGGGCGCGATTCCCGGCGCACTGAAGGCCTACGCCGACGCCAACGAGGTCATCACGACTATCATGCTGAACTTCGTGGCGAGTTTCGGTGCGACGCTCATGATTAAGCTATTCTTCCAGGACCCAGAGTACTCAAATATCGGAACCCGTCGGATTCCGGTGAACTCCCTTGTTCCTAGTCTCCCGATGGGGTTCCAAGGTACTCGCTCCTCTATCTTAGCGCTCATATTCGCACTCCTGTTCGCGTTTATCGTCTACTTCGTGCTCTGGGGTACATCGTTCGGTTTCGATGTCCGAACGAGCGGCCTCCAGCCAGAGGCGGCGACGTATGCTGGAGTGAACGCCGAGCGTACAATCGTCCGCAGTATGACTATCTCCGGCGCGCTTGGCGGTATCGCAGGTGCTCTTTGGGTACTGCTATCTACTGGACGGATGTTGTCAGGAGGAGACGTTGCAGGAGGAAGTCTTGGATTCGATGGTATTACAGTCTCGGTACTAGCTGGAAATAATCCGATCGGTGTCATTTTCGGGTCGGCTCTGTTTGGCGTTCTAAAGAGTGGCCGCAACGCGGTTAACTTCCAGACCGACGTCCCACCCGAACTCGTAGAGGTGCTCCCTGGACTCATCATTCTGTTCGTGGCGATGCCAGAGTTCTTCCGGATGATTGGCAAGCGGATTGGCCTCGATAGCGGGCAGGGGAGTAACGTCAGGACTGATGGTGGTGAAGACGATGAATAA
- a CDS encoding ABC transporter permease: MSGKDRNGTRRMVAGGTLAVIALVSLYGVFFPNSTVGKVFWTAIDQGTIESSLRLAVPIALTAIGGLYAEKSGVINIGLEGLLIISAFVSVLVTDQLGAGQTTGVPPVVTWDLGSRAYTIDPGLQFVIPNIWIGLLSGVVASMLLALLFGVICIRYEADQIIAGLAVWLLALGLAPFVAQVVYGRVSTENVGTLDTWSIPLLSKIPYVGPILFDANPTVIIMLISVPAAWYGLNRTSFGYWVRASGENPKALDTVGINVDRVRYAAVLVSGFFAGIGGTALSLGFQGSFDGGGPTMVDGRGFIAIAAYLFGNYNPFGAFAASYLFSGLQAVQIRLQGQGVAPTEIFLMAPYIVVVIVLVLVGRTRLPEAAGEHYESGED; this comes from the coding sequence ATGAGCGGAAAAGACAGGAACGGGACTAGGCGAATGGTCGCGGGTGGGACACTCGCTGTCATCGCTCTCGTCTCGCTCTATGGCGTCTTCTTCCCCAACTCGACAGTCGGCAAAGTGTTCTGGACCGCCATCGACCAAGGCACCATCGAGTCATCGCTCCGGCTTGCAGTCCCAATTGCACTCACGGCAATTGGTGGCCTTTATGCTGAGAAGAGCGGGGTCATCAATATCGGGCTCGAAGGTCTGCTCATTATCTCAGCGTTTGTCAGTGTTCTTGTCACAGACCAACTCGGTGCCGGTCAGACCACGGGTGTCCCGCCGGTCGTTACCTGGGATCTCGGCAGTCGTGCGTATACTATCGACCCTGGACTGCAATTTGTTATCCCGAATATTTGGATCGGTTTACTCAGTGGTGTAGTCGCCAGCATGCTGCTTGCGCTCCTATTCGGAGTCATCTGCATCCGGTACGAGGCCGATCAGATTATTGCGGGACTGGCTGTGTGGCTTCTCGCCCTCGGACTCGCACCATTCGTGGCGCAAGTCGTCTACGGGAGAGTTTCGACCGAGAACGTTGGTACACTTGACACGTGGTCGATACCGTTACTGTCTAAAATCCCGTACGTTGGACCAATTCTCTTTGACGCGAATCCAACAGTCATTATCATGCTTATATCGGTCCCAGCCGCCTGGTACGGGTTGAACCGGACCAGTTTCGGCTATTGGGTCCGGGCGAGCGGTGAGAACCCGAAAGCGCTCGACACCGTCGGCATAAACGTCGACAGAGTCCGCTATGCAGCAGTACTCGTCTCCGGATTCTTCGCCGGTATTGGTGGAACTGCCCTATCATTAGGTTTCCAAGGCAGTTTTGACGGTGGTGGACCGACCATGGTCGACGGTCGTGGGTTTATCGCTATCGCAGCGTATCTATTCGGCAACTACAACCCCTTCGGTGCCTTCGCCGCGTCCTACCTTTTCTCTGGACTGCAAGCGGTGCAAATCCGTCTCCAGGGCCAAGGGGTCGCTCCGACGGAAATATTCCTAATGGCACCGTACATCGTGGTCGTCATCGTCCTCGTGCTGGTCGGACGGACCCGGCTACCCGAGGCCGCCGGCGAGCACTACGAGTCAGGCGAGGACTGA
- the cdd gene encoding cytidine deaminase, with product MDDAELVELARTARENAYIPYSEYAVGAALVTADGTVYTGCNIENANYSNSLHAEEVAVGKAVSDGHQEFERVAVSSGEQDGVTPCGMCRQTLSEFADDEMVVLCDLGDDTRSYSLGTLLPDAISAETLGRE from the coding sequence ATGGACGACGCAGAGCTCGTAGAGCTGGCACGAACGGCGCGCGAGAACGCCTACATCCCGTACTCCGAGTACGCCGTCGGTGCGGCGCTCGTGACCGCCGACGGCACCGTCTACACCGGCTGCAACATCGAGAACGCGAACTACTCGAACAGCCTCCACGCCGAGGAGGTCGCCGTCGGGAAGGCCGTCTCTGACGGACATCAGGAGTTCGAGCGTGTGGCGGTCTCCTCTGGCGAACAGGACGGTGTCACACCGTGTGGGATGTGCCGACAGACGCTCTCGGAGTTCGCGGACGACGAGATGGTCGTGCTCTGTGACCTCGGCGACGACACCCGGTCGTACTCGCTCGGAACCCTCCTGCCCGACGCCATCTCCGCCGAGACGCTGGGCCGGGAGTGA
- a CDS encoding nucleoside phosphorylase, whose amino-acid sequence MTDASEDPNQEMQYHVELTPGDVADTVLLPGNPERVDKITSYWDDAEEVAYHREYRTATGTYDGEPISVTSTGIGSPSAAIAVEELARVGADTFIRVGSCGAIQPEMDVGDLVITTGGMRQEGTSKAYVRDEYPATADFEVVSALVAAAERLGYDYHTGVTMSADSFYSGQGRPGFEGFMAEGAEELVEHLQEANVKNIEMEAAAIMTIANIYGLRAGAVCSVYANRVTGEFRTEGERRASETASLATKLLAKMDQVKAEAGVDRWHAGLSIE is encoded by the coding sequence ATGACTGACGCGAGCGAGGACCCGAACCAGGAGATGCAGTACCACGTGGAACTGACGCCGGGCGACGTCGCCGACACCGTCCTGCTGCCGGGCAATCCCGAGCGCGTGGACAAGATAACCAGCTACTGGGACGACGCCGAGGAGGTCGCCTACCACCGCGAGTACCGCACCGCGACCGGGACCTACGACGGTGAACCCATCTCGGTCACGTCGACGGGCATCGGTTCGCCCTCCGCGGCCATCGCGGTCGAGGAGCTGGCCCGCGTCGGCGCGGACACCTTCATCCGCGTGGGCTCCTGCGGGGCCATCCAGCCCGAGATGGACGTGGGCGACCTCGTCATCACGACCGGCGGGATGCGACAGGAGGGCACCAGCAAGGCGTACGTCCGCGACGAGTACCCCGCGACGGCCGACTTCGAGGTCGTCAGCGCGCTCGTCGCCGCCGCCGAGCGCCTGGGCTACGACTACCACACCGGCGTCACGATGTCCGCTGACTCCTTCTACTCAGGGCAGGGCCGCCCCGGCTTCGAGGGCTTCATGGCCGAAGGCGCGGAGGAGCTCGTGGAACACCTGCAGGAGGCGAACGTGAAGAACATCGAGATGGAGGCCGCGGCTATCATGACCATCGCCAACATCTATGGGCTCCGGGCGGGCGCGGTCTGCTCGGTGTACGCAAACCGCGTCACCGGCGAGTTCCGAACCGAGGGCGAGCGCCGGGCCTCGGAGACGGCGTCGCTGGCGACGAAGCTTCTCGCGAAGATGGACCAGGTGAAGGCGGAAGCGGGCGTCGACCGCTGGCACGCCGGACTCTCCATCGAGTAG
- a CDS encoding NAD(P)/FAD-dependent oxidoreductase yields the protein MATKVVVLGAGYAGAGTVKDLQKQLGQGVELTWVADVDYHLVLHESHRVIRDPAVQHKITIPVGEIADPGTEFVRGEVTGLDTDERVVEVDDGETTVDYDYVVVALGSQTAYYGIPGLEEYSHTLKGLDDALEIHEAVKDAAQDATRDDRAQVVVGGAGLSGIQSAGEIAEFRDKHRAPMDIYLVEALEEIFPPGDPEIQGALRKRLQENDIEILTDDPITEAEEDVIHFDERDPIDFDVFLWTGGVTGRDAMDGVDVENEHNRLNAEMDFRTSDERVFALGDSAVIDQPGEHPAPPTAQAAWQAAEVVADNVVRAINGQRLETWTHEDKGTVVSVGESAVAHDVYISPVTTFGGFPAKMLKKGIAARWIADLTSWKRAWNAWDAL from the coding sequence ATGGCTACGAAGGTCGTCGTGCTCGGCGCGGGGTACGCGGGCGCTGGCACGGTCAAGGACTTGCAGAAGCAACTGGGCCAGGGCGTCGAACTGACGTGGGTGGCCGACGTCGACTACCACCTCGTCCTCCACGAGTCCCACCGCGTCATCCGGGACCCCGCTGTACAACACAAGATCACGATCCCCGTCGGCGAGATAGCCGACCCGGGCACCGAGTTCGTGCGGGGCGAGGTCACCGGACTCGACACCGACGAGCGCGTCGTCGAGGTCGACGACGGCGAGACGACGGTCGACTACGACTACGTCGTCGTCGCGCTGGGCAGCCAGACCGCCTACTACGGCATCCCCGGGCTCGAGGAGTACTCCCACACGCTGAAGGGTCTCGACGACGCCCTCGAGATCCACGAGGCGGTCAAGGACGCCGCACAGGACGCCACGCGCGACGACAGGGCCCAGGTCGTCGTCGGTGGGGCCGGCCTCTCGGGCATCCAGTCCGCCGGCGAGATCGCGGAGTTCCGCGACAAGCACCGCGCCCCGATGGACATCTACCTCGTCGAGGCGCTGGAGGAGATCTTCCCGCCGGGCGACCCGGAGATCCAGGGCGCGCTCCGCAAGCGCCTGCAGGAGAACGATATCGAGATCCTCACGGACGACCCCATCACGGAGGCCGAGGAGGACGTCATCCACTTCGACGAGCGCGACCCCATCGACTTCGACGTCTTCCTCTGGACCGGCGGCGTCACCGGCCGGGACGCGATGGACGGCGTCGACGTCGAGAACGAGCACAACCGCCTCAACGCCGAGATGGACTTCCGGACCTCCGACGAGCGCGTGTTCGCCCTCGGTGACTCCGCCGTCATCGACCAGCCCGGCGAGCACCCCGCCCCGCCGACGGCCCAGGCCGCCTGGCAGGCCGCCGAGGTCGTCGCCGACAACGTCGTCCGCGCCATCAACGGCCAGCGACTGGAGACCTGGACCCACGAGGACAAGGGCACCGTCGTCTCCGTCGGCGAGAGCGCCGTCGCCCACGACGTCTACATCTCCCCCGTCACCACCTTCGGCGGCTTCCCCGCGAAGATGCTCAAGAAGGGCATCGCCGCCCGCTGGATTGCCGACCTGACCTCCTGGAAGCGCGCCTGGAACGCCTGGGACGCGCTGTAG
- a CDS encoding Rrf2 family transcriptional regulator, with product MSSIELTPSQKNILQALINLHREDENAVKGEDIAQRVDRNAGTIRNQMQSLKALQLVEGVPGPKGGYKPTAAAYEALEIQQMDEPASVPFRHEGETVEGAIVEEIDLSSVHHPELCRAEVHVQGSVRDIHEGDEVTVGPTPLSKLLIKGTVDGKDDTNNIVILRIDEMTAPSEEPEH from the coding sequence ATGTCGTCTATCGAACTTACGCCGAGCCAGAAAAACATCTTGCAGGCGCTGATCAACCTCCACCGGGAGGACGAGAACGCCGTAAAGGGGGAGGACATCGCGCAGCGGGTCGACCGGAACGCGGGCACCATCCGGAACCAGATGCAGAGCCTGAAGGCGCTCCAGCTGGTCGAAGGCGTGCCCGGCCCGAAGGGCGGCTACAAGCCGACCGCGGCCGCCTACGAGGCACTCGAGATACAGCAGATGGACGAGCCGGCGTCGGTCCCGTTCCGCCACGAGGGCGAGACCGTCGAGGGGGCCATCGTCGAGGAGATCGACCTGTCGTCGGTCCACCATCCCGAGCTCTGCCGCGCCGAGGTCCACGTCCAGGGGTCGGTCCGGGACATCCACGAGGGCGACGAGGTCACCGTGGGCCCGACGCCGCTCTCGAAGCTGCTCATCAAGGGCACCGTCGACGGCAAGGACGACACGAACAACATCGTCATCCTCCGCATCGACGAGATGACGGCGCCGTCGGAAGAGCCCGAACACTGA